One Flavobacterium sp. 90 DNA segment encodes these proteins:
- a CDS encoding CAL67264 family membrane protein translates to MGMNKNTVLGWATFIMILMGLLLIGLGAFRYRDVSGWGFVAVGVGFFANAWVFNALKGRV, encoded by the coding sequence ATGGGAATGAATAAAAATACCGTTTTAGGATGGGCTACTTTTATAATGATACTTATGGGATTATTACTTATAGGTCTTGGAGCTTTTAGATACAGAGATGTGTCAGGCTGGGGATTTGTAGCTGTTGGTGTTGGCTTTTTTGCGAATGCCTGGGTTTTTAATGCGTTGAAAGGCAGAGTTTAG
- the ettA gene encoding energy-dependent translational throttle protein EttA, with the protein MSDDKKVIFSMQKLSKTYQGADKPVLKNIYLSFFYGAKIGILGLNGSGKSSLLKIIAGVDKNYQGDVVFQPGYTVGYLEQEPILDDSKTVIEIVREGAAETMAVLEEYNQINDLFGLEENYSDPDKMDKLMDRQAALQDKIDALGAWEIDTKLEIAMDALRTPEGDTPIKNLSGGERRRVALCRLLLQQPDVLLLDEPTNHLDAESVLWLEQHLAQYAGTVIAVTHDRYFLDNVAGWILELDRGEGIPWKGNYSSWLDQKSNRMAQEEKVASKRRKTLERELDWVRQGAKGRQTKQKARLQNYDKLLNEDQKQLDENLEIYIPNGPRLGTNVIEAKNVAKAFGEKLLYDNLNFTLPQAGIVGIIGPNGAGKSTIFKMIMGEQATDSGEFSVGETVKIAYVDQSHSNIDPNKSIWENFADGQELIMMGGKQVNSRAYLSRFNFGGGEQNKKVSMLSGGERNRLHLAMTLKEEGNVLLLDEPTNDLDVNTLRALEEGLENFAGCAVIISHDRWFLDRICTHILAFEGDSEVYYFEGGFSEYEENKKKRLGGDLTPKRLKYRKLIR; encoded by the coding sequence ATGTCAGACGATAAGAAAGTAATTTTCTCAATGCAAAAATTGAGCAAAACCTATCAGGGAGCAGACAAACCAGTGCTTAAAAACATTTATTTAAGTTTCTTTTACGGAGCTAAAATTGGTATTCTTGGACTTAACGGTTCTGGAAAATCTTCTCTTTTAAAGATTATTGCCGGAGTAGATAAAAATTATCAAGGAGATGTTGTTTTTCAACCAGGTTATACAGTTGGTTATTTAGAGCAAGAGCCAATTCTTGATGATTCTAAAACAGTTATCGAAATTGTTCGTGAAGGAGCAGCAGAAACAATGGCAGTTTTAGAAGAGTACAATCAAATTAATGATTTATTTGGTCTTGAAGAGAACTACTCAGATCCAGATAAAATGGATAAATTGATGGATCGTCAGGCAGCTTTACAAGACAAAATTGATGCTCTTGGTGCTTGGGAAATCGATACAAAACTTGAAATTGCAATGGATGCTTTACGTACTCCAGAAGGAGATACGCCTATTAAAAACCTTTCAGGAGGAGAGCGTCGTCGTGTAGCTTTATGTCGTCTGTTGTTGCAACAACCTGATGTATTGTTACTTGATGAGCCTACCAACCACCTTGATGCTGAGTCAGTTCTTTGGTTAGAGCAACACTTAGCACAATATGCAGGAACCGTAATTGCTGTAACGCACGATAGATATTTCCTTGATAATGTTGCTGGTTGGATTCTTGAATTAGATAGAGGAGAAGGTATTCCTTGGAAAGGAAATTATTCTTCTTGGTTAGATCAAAAATCAAACCGTATGGCTCAGGAGGAAAAAGTAGCTTCAAAACGTAGAAAAACTTTAGAGCGTGAGCTTGACTGGGTTCGTCAGGGAGCAAAAGGTCGTCAGACAAAACAAAAAGCTCGTTTACAGAATTACGACAAATTATTAAACGAAGATCAAAAACAACTGGATGAAAATCTGGAAATCTATATCCCGAACGGTCCACGTTTAGGAACAAATGTTATTGAAGCTAAAAATGTCGCAAAAGCTTTTGGAGAAAAATTATTGTACGATAATTTAAACTTCACTTTGCCACAAGCCGGAATTGTTGGAATTATTGGACCAAACGGTGCAGGTAAATCGACTATTTTCAAAATGATTATGGGAGAACAAGCTACTGACAGTGGAGAATTTTCGGTTGGAGAAACTGTAAAAATCGCTTACGTAGATCAATCTCACTCTAATATTGACCCAAATAAATCTATCTGGGAAAATTTTGCAGATGGTCAGGAATTAATCATGATGGGAGGAAAGCAAGTAAATTCTAGAGCTTACCTTTCTCGTTTTAACTTTGGTGGAGGCGAGCAAAATAAGAAAGTTTCAATGTTATCAGGAGGTGAGCGTAACCGTTTGCACTTAGCAATGACGTTGAAAGAAGAAGGAAATGTACTTTTACTAGATGAGCCTACGAATGACTTAGATGTAAATACGCTTCGTGCACTTGAAGAAGGTTTAGAGAATTTTGCGGGTTGTGCCGTAATTATTTCACACGACAGATGGTTCTTAGATAGAATTTGTACGCA